A single genomic interval of Zingiber officinale cultivar Zhangliang chromosome 4A, Zo_v1.1, whole genome shotgun sequence harbors:
- the LOC121971690 gene encoding uncharacterized protein LOC121971690 isoform X3, with translation MPDLRSSGYSDTGPERGGAFWDVQRMGSHDSNPRRDIYGERGGSPPPWIPLSDGGGRVGNLVDRFSGLVLGDGRNEGVHQVIKALEDAESTIKQQLEENNVLKNELLQKAQELEKYRLEVKSLRPEIPTNDQVDAYKISNSNSPAGHEAERRWIENHSPLNPQAMVLHQNGVVGREETHLESVTANQHTYGSNKVNGDLRKFPGVHSALGSAGPSQYSTPSSRSLSPSRHPKEGGDQDKRFISSGNCLVPVSNLNSSTLWKQVREHEEEIAQLRKHLADYSIKEAQIRNEKYVLEKRIAYMRMAFDQQQQDLVDAASKAISYRQDIIEENIRLTYALQAAHAERSTFVSSLVPILSEHGLQPSVVDAQSIVSNLKVLFTHMQERFIIAEEKLKESQYQITPLYADISNAGFPAQSPSHMVAQATVSNNNSLEIVPQPTYPHAQSPISSNFQAKHVWETVGDQKQQHGPSSVPSKNLDQDIPESTPSMRDYRTSQDASVQINQGETHTAHHSVESKNQSSFKDLLRSSQTDDSETIAHAGKEPSVHCASGNSPYTTTGQDEPNAYSYLPTVLEEPSSRNSFSEADDDPLPAIDGLRISGDAYPGRELHASGYSINGTTSCNFEWVRYLEDGSVKYIEGAKQPDYLVTADDVDAYLAIEVQPLDDRKRKGELVKVFANDQRKITCDPEMQEKIKRTLSSGHATYDVSLSTRYLDIWETAILTIKKEGYNIKCIGPRGVVTEKFQKNTTISIPYGHPTEFLIQEASGEYLLRTEESSVLRDTIVLTLRIFKVMAGEKRKGRRKGLFFI, from the exons ATGCCCGATTTGAGGTCCTCGGGCTACTCTGATACTGGCCCCGAGCGGGGAGGGGCGTTCTGGGATGTCCAGCGCATGGGAAGCCACGATTCGAACCCGAGGAGGGATATCTACGGCGAAAGAGGTGGCTCGCCGCCGCCGTGGATCCCTCTGTCGGATGGCGGCGGCAGGGTCGGGAACCTGGTGGATAGGTTTTCTGGGTTGGTCTTAGGCGATGGCCGAAATGAGGGCGTTCACCAAGTCATCAAGGCGTTGGAGGATGCCGAGAGCACTATCAAGCAACAG TTGGAAGAGAACAACGTATTAAAGAATGAACTCTTGCAAAAAGCACAAGAATTAGAAAAATAT aGGTTAGAAGTCAAATCATTAAGGCCTGAAATACCTACAAATGATCaggtggatgcctataaaatcAGTAATTCCAATTCTCCAGCTGGACATGAAGCAGAGAGGAGATGGATAGAAAATCATTCACCTTTAAATCCTCAAGCTATGGTGCTTCATCAGAATGGAGTGGTTGGAAGGGAGGAAACTCATTTGGAATCTGTCACGGCTAATCAACACACATATGGGAGCAACAAGGTTAATGGTGACCTTCGAAAATTTCCTGGAGTACATTCTGCTTTAGGCAGTGCCGGTCCATCTCAATACTCTACACCATCATCTAGATCCTTGTCTCCAAGCAG GCATCCAAAGGAAGGAGGAGACCAAGATAAGAGGTTCATTTCATCAGGAAATTGTTTGGTGCCAGTGTCTAATCTCAACTCTAGTACTCTTTGGAAGCAG GTCAGAGAGCATGAAGAAGAGATTGCACAGTTAAGGAAGCATCTTGCTGATTATTCAATAAAG GAAGCACAAATACGCAATGAGAAATATGTTCTAGAAAAAAGAATTGCTTATATGCGCATG GCATTTGATCAGCAACAACAAGACTTGGTTGATGCTGCATCAAAAGCTATTTCATATAGACAAGATATTATTGAGGAGAATATTCGTCTAACATATGCCTTGCAA GCTGCTCATGCAGAGAGATCGACTTTTGTATCTTCTTTGGTGCCCATTCTCTCAGAACACGGTCTTCAACCTTCTGTGGTTGATGCTCAGTCAATTGTCAGTAATCTTAAG GTTTTGTTTACCCACATGCAGGAGAGATTTATCATTGCTGAG GAAAAGCTGAAAGAATCTCAATATCAGATAACTCCATTGTATGCAGACATATCAAATGCAGGTTTTCCTGCACAGTCACCTTCCCATATGGTGGCACAAGCGACTGTTTCT AACAATAATAGCTTGGAAATTGTGCCTCAGCCAACATATCCACATGCACAGTCTCCAATTTCTTCTAATTTCCAAGCAAAACATGTTTGGGAGACAGTTGGGGACCAAAAACAGCAACATGGTCCAAGTAGTGTTCCTTCAAAGAATCTGGACCAGGACATTCCAGAAAGCACTCCTTCCATGAG GGATTACAGAACCTCCCAGGATGCTTCAGTTCAAATAAATCAAGGGGAAACTCATACTGCACATCATTCTGTGGAATCTAAAAATCAGTCATCTTTCAAAGACCTTTTGAGAAGTTCCCAAACTGATGACTCGGAGACAATTGCTCACGCTGGGAAAGAACCTTCTGTTCATTGTGCTTCAGGAAACTCACCTTACACAACTACTGGACAGGATGAACCAAATGCTTACTCTTACCTTCCTACAGTCCTTGAAGAGCCTAGTTCTAGAAACTCATTCTCTGAAG CAGATGATGATCCACTGCCAGCCATTGATGGTCTTCGAATTTCAGGTGATGCTTATCCTGGAAGGGAACTTCATGCAAGTGGGTACTCAATCAATGGAACAACAAGTTGTAATTTTGAG tggGTACGATATTTAGAAGATGGTTCTGTTAAGTATATTGAAG GAGCAAAACAACCGGACTATCTAGTTACTGCTGATGATGTGGATGCATACCTTGCTATTGAAGTTCAACCCCTGGATGATAGGAAGCGGAAG GGCGAACTTGTAAAGGTTTTTGCCAATGACCAAAGAAAGATAACTTGTG ATCCTGAAATGCAAGAGAAGATTAAGAGAACTTTGTCTAGTGGGCATGCAACATATGATGTATCATTATCg ACTAGATATCTTGATATATGGGAAACTGCTATTTTGACAATAAAGAAAGAAGGCTACAACATAAAATGTATTGGACCGCGTGGTGTCGTCACAGAGAAGTTTCAGAAAAATACCACA ATCTCCATTCCATATGGACATCCCACGGAGTTTCTCATTCAGGAGGCTAGTGGGGAGTATCTACTAAGGACGGAAGAGAGTAGCGT
- the LOC121971690 gene encoding uncharacterized protein LOC121971690 isoform X1: MPDLRSSGYSDTGPERGGAFWDVQRMGSHDSNPRRDIYGERGGSPPPWIPLSDGGGRVGNLVDRFSGLVLGDGRNEGVHQVIKALEDAESTIKQQLEENNVLKNELLQKAQELEKYRLEVKSLRPEIPTNDQVDAYKISNSNSPAGHEAERRWIENHSPLNPQAMVLHQNGVVGREETHLESVTANQHTYGSNKVNGDLRKFPGVHSALGSAGPSQYSTPSSRSLSPSRHPKEGGDQDKRFISSGNCLVPVSNLNSSTLWKQELVVKVREHEEEIAQLRKHLADYSIKEAQIRNEKYVLEKRIAYMRMAFDQQQQDLVDAASKAISYRQDIIEENIRLTYALQAAHAERSTFVSSLVPILSEHGLQPSVVDAQSIVSNLKVLFTHMQERFIIAEEKLKESQYQITPLYADISNAGFPAQSPSHMVAQATVSNNNSLEIVPQPTYPHAQSPISSNFQAKHVWETVGDQKQQHGPSSVPSKNLDQDIPESTPSMRDYRTSQDASVQINQGETHTAHHSVESKNQSSFKDLLRSSQTDDSETIAHAGKEPSVHCASGNSPYTTTGQDEPNAYSYLPTVLEEPSSRNSFSEADDDPLPAIDGLRISGDAYPGRELHASGYSINGTTSCNFEWVRYLEDGSVKYIEGAKQPDYLVTADDVDAYLAIEVQPLDDRKRKGELVKVFANDQRKITCDPEMQEKIKRTLSSGHATYDVSLSTRYLDIWETAILTIKKEGYNIKCIGPRGVVTEKFQKNTTISIPYGHPTEFLIQEASGEYLLRTEESSVLRDTIVLTLRIFKVMAGEKRKGRRKGLFFI, translated from the exons ATGCCCGATTTGAGGTCCTCGGGCTACTCTGATACTGGCCCCGAGCGGGGAGGGGCGTTCTGGGATGTCCAGCGCATGGGAAGCCACGATTCGAACCCGAGGAGGGATATCTACGGCGAAAGAGGTGGCTCGCCGCCGCCGTGGATCCCTCTGTCGGATGGCGGCGGCAGGGTCGGGAACCTGGTGGATAGGTTTTCTGGGTTGGTCTTAGGCGATGGCCGAAATGAGGGCGTTCACCAAGTCATCAAGGCGTTGGAGGATGCCGAGAGCACTATCAAGCAACAG TTGGAAGAGAACAACGTATTAAAGAATGAACTCTTGCAAAAAGCACAAGAATTAGAAAAATAT aGGTTAGAAGTCAAATCATTAAGGCCTGAAATACCTACAAATGATCaggtggatgcctataaaatcAGTAATTCCAATTCTCCAGCTGGACATGAAGCAGAGAGGAGATGGATAGAAAATCATTCACCTTTAAATCCTCAAGCTATGGTGCTTCATCAGAATGGAGTGGTTGGAAGGGAGGAAACTCATTTGGAATCTGTCACGGCTAATCAACACACATATGGGAGCAACAAGGTTAATGGTGACCTTCGAAAATTTCCTGGAGTACATTCTGCTTTAGGCAGTGCCGGTCCATCTCAATACTCTACACCATCATCTAGATCCTTGTCTCCAAGCAG GCATCCAAAGGAAGGAGGAGACCAAGATAAGAGGTTCATTTCATCAGGAAATTGTTTGGTGCCAGTGTCTAATCTCAACTCTAGTACTCTTTGGAAGCAG GAACTTGTTGTTAAGGTCAGAGAGCATGAAGAAGAGATTGCACAGTTAAGGAAGCATCTTGCTGATTATTCAATAAAG GAAGCACAAATACGCAATGAGAAATATGTTCTAGAAAAAAGAATTGCTTATATGCGCATG GCATTTGATCAGCAACAACAAGACTTGGTTGATGCTGCATCAAAAGCTATTTCATATAGACAAGATATTATTGAGGAGAATATTCGTCTAACATATGCCTTGCAA GCTGCTCATGCAGAGAGATCGACTTTTGTATCTTCTTTGGTGCCCATTCTCTCAGAACACGGTCTTCAACCTTCTGTGGTTGATGCTCAGTCAATTGTCAGTAATCTTAAG GTTTTGTTTACCCACATGCAGGAGAGATTTATCATTGCTGAG GAAAAGCTGAAAGAATCTCAATATCAGATAACTCCATTGTATGCAGACATATCAAATGCAGGTTTTCCTGCACAGTCACCTTCCCATATGGTGGCACAAGCGACTGTTTCT AACAATAATAGCTTGGAAATTGTGCCTCAGCCAACATATCCACATGCACAGTCTCCAATTTCTTCTAATTTCCAAGCAAAACATGTTTGGGAGACAGTTGGGGACCAAAAACAGCAACATGGTCCAAGTAGTGTTCCTTCAAAGAATCTGGACCAGGACATTCCAGAAAGCACTCCTTCCATGAG GGATTACAGAACCTCCCAGGATGCTTCAGTTCAAATAAATCAAGGGGAAACTCATACTGCACATCATTCTGTGGAATCTAAAAATCAGTCATCTTTCAAAGACCTTTTGAGAAGTTCCCAAACTGATGACTCGGAGACAATTGCTCACGCTGGGAAAGAACCTTCTGTTCATTGTGCTTCAGGAAACTCACCTTACACAACTACTGGACAGGATGAACCAAATGCTTACTCTTACCTTCCTACAGTCCTTGAAGAGCCTAGTTCTAGAAACTCATTCTCTGAAG CAGATGATGATCCACTGCCAGCCATTGATGGTCTTCGAATTTCAGGTGATGCTTATCCTGGAAGGGAACTTCATGCAAGTGGGTACTCAATCAATGGAACAACAAGTTGTAATTTTGAG tggGTACGATATTTAGAAGATGGTTCTGTTAAGTATATTGAAG GAGCAAAACAACCGGACTATCTAGTTACTGCTGATGATGTGGATGCATACCTTGCTATTGAAGTTCAACCCCTGGATGATAGGAAGCGGAAG GGCGAACTTGTAAAGGTTTTTGCCAATGACCAAAGAAAGATAACTTGTG ATCCTGAAATGCAAGAGAAGATTAAGAGAACTTTGTCTAGTGGGCATGCAACATATGATGTATCATTATCg ACTAGATATCTTGATATATGGGAAACTGCTATTTTGACAATAAAGAAAGAAGGCTACAACATAAAATGTATTGGACCGCGTGGTGTCGTCACAGAGAAGTTTCAGAAAAATACCACA ATCTCCATTCCATATGGACATCCCACGGAGTTTCTCATTCAGGAGGCTAGTGGGGAGTATCTACTAAGGACGGAAGAGAGTAGCGT
- the LOC121971690 gene encoding uncharacterized protein LOC121971690 isoform X7, translating into MPDLRSSGYSDTGPERGGAFWDVQRMGSHDSNPRRDIYGERGGSPPPWIPLSDGGGRVGNLVDRFSGLVLGDGRNEGVHQVIKALEDAESTIKQQLEENNVLKNELLQKAQELEKYRLEVKSLRPEIPTNDQVDAYKISNSNSPAGHEAERRWIENHSPLNPQAMVLHQNGVVGREETHLESVTANQHTYGSNKVNGDLRKFPGVHSALGSAGPSQYSTPSSRSLSPSRHPKEGGDQDKRFISSGNCLVPVSNLNSSTLWKQVREHEEEIAQLRKHLADYSIKAAHAERSTFVSSLVPILSEHGLQPSVVDAQSIVSNLKVLFTHMQERFIIAEEKLKESQYQITPLYADISNAGFPAQSPSHMVAQATVSNNNSLEIVPQPTYPHAQSPISSNFQAKHVWETVGDQKQQHGPSSVPSKNLDQDIPESTPSMRDYRTSQDASVQINQGETHTAHHSVESKNQSSFKDLLRSSQTDDSETIAHAGKEPSVHCASGNSPYTTTGQDEPNAYSYLPTVLEEPSSRNSFSEADDDPLPAIDGLRISGDAYPGRELHASGYSINGTTSCNFEWVRYLEDGSVKYIEGAKQPDYLVTADDVDAYLAIEVQPLDDRKRKGELVKVFANDQRKITCDPEMQEKIKRTLSSGHATYDVSLSTRYLDIWETAILTIKKEGYNIKCIGPRGVVTEKFQKNTTISIPYGHPTEFLIQEASGEYLLRTEESSVLRDTIVLTLRIFKVMAGEKRKGRRKGLFFI; encoded by the exons ATGCCCGATTTGAGGTCCTCGGGCTACTCTGATACTGGCCCCGAGCGGGGAGGGGCGTTCTGGGATGTCCAGCGCATGGGAAGCCACGATTCGAACCCGAGGAGGGATATCTACGGCGAAAGAGGTGGCTCGCCGCCGCCGTGGATCCCTCTGTCGGATGGCGGCGGCAGGGTCGGGAACCTGGTGGATAGGTTTTCTGGGTTGGTCTTAGGCGATGGCCGAAATGAGGGCGTTCACCAAGTCATCAAGGCGTTGGAGGATGCCGAGAGCACTATCAAGCAACAG TTGGAAGAGAACAACGTATTAAAGAATGAACTCTTGCAAAAAGCACAAGAATTAGAAAAATAT aGGTTAGAAGTCAAATCATTAAGGCCTGAAATACCTACAAATGATCaggtggatgcctataaaatcAGTAATTCCAATTCTCCAGCTGGACATGAAGCAGAGAGGAGATGGATAGAAAATCATTCACCTTTAAATCCTCAAGCTATGGTGCTTCATCAGAATGGAGTGGTTGGAAGGGAGGAAACTCATTTGGAATCTGTCACGGCTAATCAACACACATATGGGAGCAACAAGGTTAATGGTGACCTTCGAAAATTTCCTGGAGTACATTCTGCTTTAGGCAGTGCCGGTCCATCTCAATACTCTACACCATCATCTAGATCCTTGTCTCCAAGCAG GCATCCAAAGGAAGGAGGAGACCAAGATAAGAGGTTCATTTCATCAGGAAATTGTTTGGTGCCAGTGTCTAATCTCAACTCTAGTACTCTTTGGAAGCAG GTCAGAGAGCATGAAGAAGAGATTGCACAGTTAAGGAAGCATCTTGCTGATTATTCAATAAAG GCTGCTCATGCAGAGAGATCGACTTTTGTATCTTCTTTGGTGCCCATTCTCTCAGAACACGGTCTTCAACCTTCTGTGGTTGATGCTCAGTCAATTGTCAGTAATCTTAAG GTTTTGTTTACCCACATGCAGGAGAGATTTATCATTGCTGAG GAAAAGCTGAAAGAATCTCAATATCAGATAACTCCATTGTATGCAGACATATCAAATGCAGGTTTTCCTGCACAGTCACCTTCCCATATGGTGGCACAAGCGACTGTTTCT AACAATAATAGCTTGGAAATTGTGCCTCAGCCAACATATCCACATGCACAGTCTCCAATTTCTTCTAATTTCCAAGCAAAACATGTTTGGGAGACAGTTGGGGACCAAAAACAGCAACATGGTCCAAGTAGTGTTCCTTCAAAGAATCTGGACCAGGACATTCCAGAAAGCACTCCTTCCATGAG GGATTACAGAACCTCCCAGGATGCTTCAGTTCAAATAAATCAAGGGGAAACTCATACTGCACATCATTCTGTGGAATCTAAAAATCAGTCATCTTTCAAAGACCTTTTGAGAAGTTCCCAAACTGATGACTCGGAGACAATTGCTCACGCTGGGAAAGAACCTTCTGTTCATTGTGCTTCAGGAAACTCACCTTACACAACTACTGGACAGGATGAACCAAATGCTTACTCTTACCTTCCTACAGTCCTTGAAGAGCCTAGTTCTAGAAACTCATTCTCTGAAG CAGATGATGATCCACTGCCAGCCATTGATGGTCTTCGAATTTCAGGTGATGCTTATCCTGGAAGGGAACTTCATGCAAGTGGGTACTCAATCAATGGAACAACAAGTTGTAATTTTGAG tggGTACGATATTTAGAAGATGGTTCTGTTAAGTATATTGAAG GAGCAAAACAACCGGACTATCTAGTTACTGCTGATGATGTGGATGCATACCTTGCTATTGAAGTTCAACCCCTGGATGATAGGAAGCGGAAG GGCGAACTTGTAAAGGTTTTTGCCAATGACCAAAGAAAGATAACTTGTG ATCCTGAAATGCAAGAGAAGATTAAGAGAACTTTGTCTAGTGGGCATGCAACATATGATGTATCATTATCg ACTAGATATCTTGATATATGGGAAACTGCTATTTTGACAATAAAGAAAGAAGGCTACAACATAAAATGTATTGGACCGCGTGGTGTCGTCACAGAGAAGTTTCAGAAAAATACCACA ATCTCCATTCCATATGGACATCCCACGGAGTTTCTCATTCAGGAGGCTAGTGGGGAGTATCTACTAAGGACGGAAGAGAGTAGCGT
- the LOC121971690 gene encoding uncharacterized protein LOC121971690 isoform X6, giving the protein MPDLRSSGYSDTGPERGGAFWDVQRMGSHDSNPRRDIYGERGGSPPPWIPLSDGGGRVGNLVDRFSGLVLGDGRNEGVHQVIKALEDAESTIKQQLEENNVLKNELLQKAQELEKYRLEVKSLRPEIPTNDQVDAYKISNSNSPAGHEAERRWIENHSPLNPQAMVLHQNGVVGREETHLESVTANQHTYGSNKVNGDLRKFPGVHSALGSAGPSQYSTPSSRSLSPSRHPKEGGDQDKRFISSGNCLVPVSNLNSSTLWKQELVVKVREHEEEIAQLRKHLADYSIKAAHAERSTFVSSLVPILSEHGLQPSVVDAQSIVSNLKVLFTHMQERFIIAEEKLKESQYQITPLYADISNAGFPAQSPSHMVAQATVSNNNSLEIVPQPTYPHAQSPISSNFQAKHVWETVGDQKQQHGPSSVPSKNLDQDIPESTPSMRDYRTSQDASVQINQGETHTAHHSVESKNQSSFKDLLRSSQTDDSETIAHAGKEPSVHCASGNSPYTTTGQDEPNAYSYLPTVLEEPSSRNSFSEADDDPLPAIDGLRISGDAYPGRELHASGYSINGTTSCNFEWVRYLEDGSVKYIEGAKQPDYLVTADDVDAYLAIEVQPLDDRKRKGELVKVFANDQRKITCDPEMQEKIKRTLSSGHATYDVSLSTRYLDIWETAILTIKKEGYNIKCIGPRGVVTEKFQKNTTISIPYGHPTEFLIQEASGEYLLRTEESSVLRDTIVLTLRIFKVMAGEKRKGRRKGLFFI; this is encoded by the exons ATGCCCGATTTGAGGTCCTCGGGCTACTCTGATACTGGCCCCGAGCGGGGAGGGGCGTTCTGGGATGTCCAGCGCATGGGAAGCCACGATTCGAACCCGAGGAGGGATATCTACGGCGAAAGAGGTGGCTCGCCGCCGCCGTGGATCCCTCTGTCGGATGGCGGCGGCAGGGTCGGGAACCTGGTGGATAGGTTTTCTGGGTTGGTCTTAGGCGATGGCCGAAATGAGGGCGTTCACCAAGTCATCAAGGCGTTGGAGGATGCCGAGAGCACTATCAAGCAACAG TTGGAAGAGAACAACGTATTAAAGAATGAACTCTTGCAAAAAGCACAAGAATTAGAAAAATAT aGGTTAGAAGTCAAATCATTAAGGCCTGAAATACCTACAAATGATCaggtggatgcctataaaatcAGTAATTCCAATTCTCCAGCTGGACATGAAGCAGAGAGGAGATGGATAGAAAATCATTCACCTTTAAATCCTCAAGCTATGGTGCTTCATCAGAATGGAGTGGTTGGAAGGGAGGAAACTCATTTGGAATCTGTCACGGCTAATCAACACACATATGGGAGCAACAAGGTTAATGGTGACCTTCGAAAATTTCCTGGAGTACATTCTGCTTTAGGCAGTGCCGGTCCATCTCAATACTCTACACCATCATCTAGATCCTTGTCTCCAAGCAG GCATCCAAAGGAAGGAGGAGACCAAGATAAGAGGTTCATTTCATCAGGAAATTGTTTGGTGCCAGTGTCTAATCTCAACTCTAGTACTCTTTGGAAGCAG GAACTTGTTGTTAAGGTCAGAGAGCATGAAGAAGAGATTGCACAGTTAAGGAAGCATCTTGCTGATTATTCAATAAAG GCTGCTCATGCAGAGAGATCGACTTTTGTATCTTCTTTGGTGCCCATTCTCTCAGAACACGGTCTTCAACCTTCTGTGGTTGATGCTCAGTCAATTGTCAGTAATCTTAAG GTTTTGTTTACCCACATGCAGGAGAGATTTATCATTGCTGAG GAAAAGCTGAAAGAATCTCAATATCAGATAACTCCATTGTATGCAGACATATCAAATGCAGGTTTTCCTGCACAGTCACCTTCCCATATGGTGGCACAAGCGACTGTTTCT AACAATAATAGCTTGGAAATTGTGCCTCAGCCAACATATCCACATGCACAGTCTCCAATTTCTTCTAATTTCCAAGCAAAACATGTTTGGGAGACAGTTGGGGACCAAAAACAGCAACATGGTCCAAGTAGTGTTCCTTCAAAGAATCTGGACCAGGACATTCCAGAAAGCACTCCTTCCATGAG GGATTACAGAACCTCCCAGGATGCTTCAGTTCAAATAAATCAAGGGGAAACTCATACTGCACATCATTCTGTGGAATCTAAAAATCAGTCATCTTTCAAAGACCTTTTGAGAAGTTCCCAAACTGATGACTCGGAGACAATTGCTCACGCTGGGAAAGAACCTTCTGTTCATTGTGCTTCAGGAAACTCACCTTACACAACTACTGGACAGGATGAACCAAATGCTTACTCTTACCTTCCTACAGTCCTTGAAGAGCCTAGTTCTAGAAACTCATTCTCTGAAG CAGATGATGATCCACTGCCAGCCATTGATGGTCTTCGAATTTCAGGTGATGCTTATCCTGGAAGGGAACTTCATGCAAGTGGGTACTCAATCAATGGAACAACAAGTTGTAATTTTGAG tggGTACGATATTTAGAAGATGGTTCTGTTAAGTATATTGAAG GAGCAAAACAACCGGACTATCTAGTTACTGCTGATGATGTGGATGCATACCTTGCTATTGAAGTTCAACCCCTGGATGATAGGAAGCGGAAG GGCGAACTTGTAAAGGTTTTTGCCAATGACCAAAGAAAGATAACTTGTG ATCCTGAAATGCAAGAGAAGATTAAGAGAACTTTGTCTAGTGGGCATGCAACATATGATGTATCATTATCg ACTAGATATCTTGATATATGGGAAACTGCTATTTTGACAATAAAGAAAGAAGGCTACAACATAAAATGTATTGGACCGCGTGGTGTCGTCACAGAGAAGTTTCAGAAAAATACCACA ATCTCCATTCCATATGGACATCCCACGGAGTTTCTCATTCAGGAGGCTAGTGGGGAGTATCTACTAAGGACGGAAGAGAGTAGCGT